One Tachysurus vachellii isolate PV-2020 chromosome 5, HZAU_Pvac_v1, whole genome shotgun sequence genomic window, CATTCATCTGTGGGCTGAAAAGGAAATGCATAACCTGGCCAGGTACAACACAAGTGTCCAAAACTACACTATTACTAAGTCTATTATGTCTGTTACTATCTTTGAGGTTTAATTTAATACTGGTTTTTAGTTTTATGTTAACAGCATTGCATTCAGGTGCATAAATATTGGGACACTAGTaaagttaattaaatttaaGTACAGTCGAGTTCAGATATATGCACATATCTTTAAATGTAGTCATAAAGTATTTACAGTACCTTTTTATGTCCCCACCCTCTCTTTTTTAAGTGACTAAAAGTAATTAGATAAACTaggatgaaaataaatgactgcCTAATATCCTATAATGTAACCCACTGACATGACCTTGGTTTCATGAAGTCTCGGGTTCTTTCCTGTTCAAGCTCTGCCAGGTCTTTATTGCAGCTGTCTTGTGTTTTGCCTTCAGTTTTACATTCAGTAAATGAAATGTGCGCTTAATTGTGAGCGGGTCGGGTGAGGGGTTCGGGTGAGGGGTTCGGGTGATTGGGTCGGGGACGGGGGTCGGGTACGGGGGTCGGGTACGGGGGTCGGGTACGGGGGACGGGGGACGGGGGTCGGGTGATCGGGTCGGGTGATCGGGTCGGGTGATCGGGTCGGGTGATCGGCTCGGGGGAGCGGCTCGGGGGAGCGGGTCGGGTGAGCGACAAAACATCTCTCTGAAGCATTAGAATCTGAGCAGATAACACAGACTTCTACACATCACCGGTCATCCTGATGCTTTTGTGAATGTTCACATGAAGACATATTAGGGAACCAGTTTAAGTGGCAGCCATTACATGTCCATGCCATAAGATGAGGTGATGTGCTTCAGGTCATGATATGTTTGGCTAAATCTAATCTGGTTTTCCTGTGTTGTGAAATAATGAGAGGAATAACACACATGGTCATGAAAGAGCTAAGTAGCTAATTTGTCTTAATTACTTTTGGTCTATTAAAGGAGGAGGGGACACACATGTAGCACCTCAAGGCTGCAATCCCTACAGCTTTAATCCTGATTCATTGTAAAAAACCtcaaaataaagtcaaattaaatgaaatgtacTAAATTGTGTAGACAGCTACAATTACAGAAGCTTTGTCAATGTACATAATATGACCTTATTATGTCTTTATCTTGGTTGTGTAAACAGGATGAAGAAAGCTGGGATTCGCTGCCCAGATGTAGTGATTCTAAAGAAGCATATTCTCGTGATGTCTTTTATCGGTAAGAACCAGGTGCCAGCTCCTAAGATAAAAGATGCCATGCTGACTTCTGAGGACCTAAAGAATGCATATTTCCAAGTACTCGaggtataatttttttgttgtcagTTTCCTGtttactacacacactgtccactgtAATGGGAACACACGTATGTCTGCTTATTTATGTAGTTATCCAAACAGCCAATCAAGTGCCAGTAGCACGGTCACAGTGTAAAACATCATGCAGATATACGtgggtcaagagcttcagttaataattaattactCATCAGAGTGGGGAGAAAATCACTGTGGCTTTAACTATGGCAGGTTTGATTTTGACCATTTCAGATTTACGGCACTTGACAGACGATtatcttatccagagtgacatacaaaagtgcctTGAATTCTCCAGCAGTGAATACTTTAACACTGGTTCAGTAGGTTACAGACCAAGGATACAATcagcctaaaactctgttcagggtttttttaatatacacataaaacaaacagggaaaataaatgctttttaaggTTTCTGGAAGAGGTGGTTGTTTTGAAGATGGCCAGTGGTACAGAGGGAGCACAGCAGTGTGGAGAACTTCgtcaggttgaaaacaagtcgtgaagctgcattttggatcatttgccgAGGACAATTTGtgtcatatgtagacctgccagcagtgcattgcagtaatccagtctcaaaatgacaagagactgaacaagtacctgagcagcctgtgtggacaaaaatggctaaatccttctaatgttgtagagaagaaaccgacatgagcgagtcacattagcaacatgagaggaaaaggacagttgatagtccatggttaccccaaggttgtgagctgtgactgaaggggagggatattgcaagatcttGCATGACCTggaatgaatcacctgatgatcagcagttcagatTTGCTGGAGTTTCAGCTGAAGATCCGTCATCCACGATGATCTGTCCGACAGACATGCTGTGATCCTAACAGAAGCCGTTGTATCCGAGGGAGGGAAGATAAATAtaagtgtcatcagcatagcagtggtaagagaaacCATGTGAGGTTAGATCTTTGCCAGGAAAATAagtatatagggagaaaaggagaggacaaatactgagccctgtgggacaccagtggagcaGCTGTCACTACCCTCAATGTTACCTGATTTGAGCGACCTTCCATTTAGGTAGCATATCCATAACATATCCATCCTTAAGGAGAACAAAACACCACATAGGGTTCCATTTCATTGTGGTTATCTTGAGTTATATCCCATTGTCTTTGTCCTCTGTCCTCTCTTATTAATAAGGTCTTTGACCTGCCAAGCTGTTCCTATGCTTTGGTACTTGGTGATTGTTCTGTTTGCTCAGCAgtttatgaaatattaaaatctgCCTATTATTAACCACCATGGTTGGGTAAAAGTCAGAGAGATTCCACTTTTcactcattctgatgtttgatgtgaacattaactgaagcataagacctgcatctgcatgattttatacattgtgCTGATGCCACAATAGTCTTgttgctgacatggcattaaaaatataaataactcaGTAGTTAATTGTGTGAACACTTTCTGCTTAAAAGTCTTGATATTGTATCTATGGAACACCTAATTGCTTTAACTTCAATTCACATTAAGGTCATTGGTTCCATTGCTTATTGTGTATTTAAAGATCAAAGTACAAGTGATGATAATACTATAAGATGATTACATGGGGGAAAATATGCATTTATAGGGCAGTTTAGTTGACTTCTGTTTCTTCCTAGATGATGCAGCAGCTATATCAAAAGTGTAACCTTGTTCATGCTGACCTGAGTGAATATAATATGCTGTGGCATGATGGGCAGGTGGGATCCATCTTCTaaagtcattttcatttttaaattctttgttgtaaaatgcttatttaataattataactCATAAGTATTAGTTGATTTCTTTTATAGGTTTGGTTAATTGATGTGAGCCAGTCTGTTGAACCTGCTCACCCTCATAGTCTGGAGTTTCTATTCCGGGACTGCAGGAACGTATCCACAGTAAGTGTCTGTGTACATGTTAGTGTACATAATGTTAGTGTTTATCTCTGCATGTTCTCAGACGGGTCTCTCACTGGGGTTAATAATGACAGAAATTTGTTCTCATGCATTTTTCCTTCTCATTTAAGTTTTTTCAGAAAGCTGGAGTAGCAGAAGCTATGAATGTGTATGATCTCTTTAACACTGTGTCAGGACTGAAAATCAACAGTGACGATGAGGCTGATTTCATAGCCCAGGTAAGTGTATAATGATTTAGCCTGATAAaatacaagttttttttcttgggaAAAAAACTCTACTCAAGTACTATATTTTTACTATaatatacttttctttttatttattcaagtgTATTTTACTATATTGGTGTAGACCAGCGTGTCCCAAATCAGTCTGAGTCTCACTTTAAACATAATGGAGTTGTACGCCCTGCttcataaacatttctgttcatGAGAAGAATCGTAATACTTGAATTTGTTTGGGTTTGTGAGCCCAAGTAAATGTTTGCTCGTATCCTTACAGATTCAGGAACTGGAGAAGATGAATGAGGACCATGTCCAAAAGCGAAGCAAGAAAGCCTGTACCAATACTTATGAGAATGATCCACCCCTTTTAAACGAGGATGATtaacaatataattatttaGTCAAGAGGTGTGAAATGGGAGGATGTTTGAGTGCATTACACAGCATTTCCTGCTGTCTTAGGCAACTGAAACATGCATCATTGCTCACCATCTTTTGATGAATGGCTTCAAATTACATGTAAATGGTGTATGAATACATCAGCTGTAGTAGAACATGGCAGCAACAGACCTGCCATTTGAGCACAACTGGTTGTTGATCAGTGTTGCAAAATGGGCTAAAGATGGGACAGAATGACATTCGTATAACTCAATTGGGTAAATATGGCATGGAGCCATATTACTCTCTTCACATTAAACACTAGTTAGCATGGATTGAATGCTTATTTAAAGCTTTTGGTTTGTGCTAAACATGCTTGAGGTGTTGATGTATTCTGATTGTGGATTTTTGATGGCTTCATGTGATGTTTTAAAACtcatgaagaaaataaataaaagttgaaaCTGGAAACCCaataattaaagattaatatcTATGGAATTGTATTTATGTAGACATCAACAACTAGGCattaatgatcaagcctgaggcaaTGAGGGTAAGGAATAACTCCCTTACATGATACGAGGGTGAAACCTTAAGAGTAAAccagaagagaacctcatcagTTTGTAGTCAAGTAGAATTGTGCAACCatgagctcctgaggaactaagaGCTCAGTGTCATTTCTAGTTTCACTTTACAGTAACGGATGTGTGTAGACATCCTGTGGACATGGAAAAGAAGTTAACTCTATTTCAGAAGAGTCAAATTATTTGTCTGCatcaagcaaacaaaacaactatGGAGTCTGAATTTACTAAAATTTGGTTAAGTGTCCAATGCATTATTAAGCTTCAAGACATATCGGCTCCTACTAATCAACATCTGGAAGCTTAATAATGCACTGTGCAAGTTGAAGCAAAGTGGTGAACCGTCATCTTAGAGAAGAAATGTCAGAACAAATCCAACTTGGAGAGTAATCATATGTGACGAACTCAAGGGATTGAGATTAAACAGCTGTGTAGCTTTAAAACAACTTCTCCAACCACAATGATTTACAAAAGGATTTGATTCCGGAGCAATGAAAGAGGTCATGTGGTCGGAGGAGTCCAGATTGACCTACTTCCAGAGTGGTGGGTACATCAGGGTAAGAAGAGAGCTGGATGAAGTGATACACCCTTCAGGCCTAAATATCTTTAACACATATGGTACAAACTGCAGGGCTCTGAATACGTTCTGAACTTATTCAGAAATATTAACAGAATTGTTAAATCTCAATGATTTCTGGCTAAAACATTTGGCCCAAGTTTTATTAATAGTAACAGAAAAAAGTGTCCTTTATTGTCAGTGTTAAAAATACAGAAGACAATGAAAGATGAACATTTTTACTTCCATTTGTTTTAGGTCATTTGCAGATTAAGCCAAAGTAATGAAATTaagtttttgaataaataacaattgtCAAAAATGCACAAGTTCATAAGGATGCAGGATATAATTCTAGTTTTAGAAATACGTTTAAACTAGTTTTGTAATCAATGCAATATTTTGTCTAtagtgtatttctgtatttttcatttatttataatatgtcttattttaatattattaaaataagacattatcattaaaatatcagctaaagaaaaaaaatactagtaaagtggaaaaaaaagttcTAAAGCACATAAGCAGCCTGGCCTTAGCGGTCCTTAAGGCCCAgactattaaaacatttttagaaaaagCTTTCAGTAAGACATGACGACATCATACCCCAATGCAGTCTCTAATGGTAAGGGTTTTCTTGAATAGGGTTAACTTTCTTTTTCGTACACAGTCTCTGGCCAAAGTGCTTCTTGCCCTCAGATGACTGTTGTTTTGCCGGATCAGGAACATTATATACACCTTCCTCTGCTCCTTGAACTGATGTTTGATTGGTGTGCAAGTCCGACTGAGTTTTTCGACGtctgaacagaaaaaaagggaaacatGGAGATAATGCGTCACCTTTTCATATTTGCAcacaataaatgttaaaagtgaAGGGAAAATGAGAACCTTTGCAGGATTGTCTTCCTATGATTCACAACTCCAAGACAAATAACGAAGACCACAAAAAGAAGAACCAACACGACTCCTGCGATCACTCCTGGCAAAAAGAAGTACAATATTTTGATGTGAATGAATCATGGAATAATTTCACAATATTATAtcttaaatttgtttaattttttataacaatGTACGGTGCTTgtgctttcattaaaaaatgtaatttgttaGTGTAGCTCAAGTGTCCAAAACCTTCTTATACATATTTAAAgtataataaactaaataactaaCATTTGGCTATTAGGCCTTTGCTTGCACTTGAACTCAATCAAGCTAGTAAACAAACCTCACTAAATTGTTGCAGCTTCTTTGTTACAGTTTGTTTTGTAGAGTTTTTCTGTTCTCAAATTCAAAATGGCTTCTTTTTCTCACAGCCAGCTTTTGGACAGCTCATCATCATGTGTTTGTTCTGAACATCCTACTCCAGATTTAGTCAAAAGTACTGCATGTGCCACCACATAATGCAGAAACATGACATGCTTGTATTTCCTGTAGGTTGGATTGCTTTGCCATCTGGATGTTCTGCTaggctccagttagtccagaatgtAGCAGCTAGAGCCAGAAGATATCAAACACCACTCCTATGTTATCCTCATTACACTGGGTTCCAGTAAAATGTCACACTAattataaaatactactactGACCTATAAAACTACTGAATATTCCTGCACCACAGTACCAGAGTAACCTGTCTTGGATCAACGGTTACAGGCCATTTGTTGGTACCTAAAGTAATAAAGGCAACAGCAGGGAGAAGACGTCTCATTCAAAACACTGCAATTACAGAAAACCTTCCAGTTAGTGTTGAATGAGGAGCGGCTGGCTTAAACTTAATTACATGATCAAACATAGCTAATATTCTGTCTGTCAATCTACACATGCTGTTTATGATATCAGTGCTCCTGACCATATCTGCTCTCAAACAGTTTCTATATCCTGCTCAAAGCATGCACATTTATTCATATGATAGTATGTAATGTTCCCCAAAACAATTCTAATGTAAAGATCTCACCTCTTGCATCAGTCTGACAGCTGATTGAAACTGGAGCACTCTTTATATCTCCTGAATATAATTTCAGCATCACATGGTACCAAAAGGCAGGATAAAGATTTTGGAGTTCAAGTCTTGTTCCATTTAAGTATTGAGGGTTTCTTCCCTTCATCTGCACTTCTACTCCTGTCCATTGTCCAAAGGGAGCATCCCAAACTAAAGCCAAAGAAGTTCCTCCAGACAGACGCTCACAACGCAGACCAGTCACAGTAAGagatgcttttttaaaaaataaaaaagagacaaaatggTTACCAAATGGTTTGCAAACTCATAAGCAAAGTGAAGCTTCTTCAAACTAAACGACATTTTATTGATCAAAAACTGCCCCATAATATGATCCCATTAGCCAACCATATTTtaagcacacgcacacgcacacacacacacacacacacagagagaacctGTGACTGAAGTGAAGGTCAGGCCTCTACTCCTTATGCCATCAAACACTGTATAGAGAGTTAAGTTGTATCTGGTCCCAGGAGCGAGTGATGAAAGCGTATGCGTCATCACAGAGCCGTTCCCTAACGCAGCAATTGCGGTCTCAGACTTGCTGCTGTCTCTCAGGATGTAGCTGAGATTATTGCTTCTTATTTGATTCCAAGACAGTTCTAACTGATCTGCAAATCGCTGTGTTACGTTAACTCTTGCCACATTCACAGgcactgaaacaaaaacaaatgaaaactgtACACAGTGTATTCAGTATCATCTCAGCCATACAAATGCATTTCATTCTCTATGCACAAAAATTTAATGTTAAGAAAAACACTCAGAGGCACCAGgaaagtttttttaatcaggTTTGGTTCACTGTCACAGACTCAACATACTGTGATGGTAGCTAATATAACGAGAAGCTAATCTAAACATCTGAGCTCAACTAATCACCTCACATCTTTCTCAATATCTCTTATGATATAATGAGACCAATTCTGAAAGatgtgtttgatttttatttttggggtGCAAAAGGTGTTAAGAaaagtattgtttttttgtgtgttgtaatTTCATATTGAGTCTTTCACTTTgaaagtgcaagacaaaagacagtgcagacaaacaatacaagacattaaaCAAAAGCAGCGCTGACCtgtttacacactgtgtgttctaTAGTACATGTTGCAGAAATACCGGAATTGTAAtgttttgtgcaaaacagcaatagaCTGAAAttgtgaaagacagcatgtgtaCTTCACCTATATTTATACACCAATATATCACACATGTGcacgcacaacacacacaacccaaAACACATACACCATTACTTACTGGTTGCTGCTGAGAAGTTGTAGCCACTGCTCTTTTCTCCACCAAATACTGTGTAAAGAGTAAAGTTATATTTGGTTCCAGGACTTAAAAGGGATACGGTGTATGTTGCTGTAGATCCTCCCCAATACATGGGAACGTATGCTTCAGACCTGTTGCTTTGCCTAACCATGTAAATGTATTGATTATTGTTGTTCACTTTACTCCACTCAAGTGTTATTGCAGTCTCAGAACGAGCCTTTACAGACACACTGGCGACATTAGAaggacctgagagagagagagattattttcATGCATCATATATTCACCCATTCgcacaaaaaatacataatgaaTATCAGAAGATCTTAACTGGTAACAGCAGTAAAGTTGAAAGCACTTTGCTTTGCTCCTCTAAACACTGCATACAAAACAAAGGCATACTTGGTCCcaggagacagagaggagacTGTAGATCTTAACACAGACCCATGAGCAGATACAATAAGAGGAGTTTCTGTTCCATTACTGTATCTCAATATGTAGCTGAAATTGTTCACTTTAGTCCACTCCAAGGTTAGCAGGGTCTCAGATCGAGCTTTTACAGTCACACCAATGACTTTAGGAGGAGCTGCAGACAGGaataatttaaagattttttcccTTAATATCAATGTATACAGTTCACATCTACAATTAGGAAAAGCTCTTAATATACATATTAGTATAGAACAATTATATAAAATCCATGTGAGCCCAGCATGTGGCACTAGTAAAGACAGCAGTGTAAAAGAAAGGCATTTGTGATCAGGGTTTTGGTAAATCAATATATTTGTGCTATAAAGGATCACGTGAAAAAGCATGTTTATGACTGGGTGAAAACTTTACATGGCACTGGGTGGAACGTGTTAGTACAGAAGTGTAATATGTCTTTaagcttaaagaaaaaaaaagtaaagaaaggcATTTTAAAATTCACAATATGCCATTAAACTAAAACCAAGAACAAAAACCCCAATagctgagaaaaataaaataaaataaaaaagcttaaaTCTTACACGCCAGGGATGAAAATCTCTacaatggaaaaacaaatataaataaatttcccTCAGTTAtcacattcattatttattattatttggctATTAATACAACTTaaataatataagaataaaCTTTACATTAAAACGGTTTAATGagtcaaataaa contains:
- the LOC132846081 gene encoding receptor-type tyrosine-protein phosphatase eta-like, which codes for MKMMELLLVYFSVALHLWRFSSLASPPKVIGVTVKARSETLLTLEWTKVNNFSYILRYSNGTETPLIVSAHGSVLRSTVSSLSPGTKYAFVLYAVFRGAKQSAFNFTAVTSPSNVASVSVKARSETAITLEWSKVNNNNQYIYMVRQSNRSEAYVPMYWGGSTATYTVSLLSPGTKYNFTLYTVFGGEKSSGYNFSAATMPVNVARVNVTQRFADQLELSWNQIRSNNLSYILRDSSKSETAIAALGNGSVMTHTLSSLAPGTRYNLTLYTVFDGIRSRGLTFTSVTASLTVTGLRCERLSGGTSLALVWDAPFGQWTGVEVQMKGRNPQYLNGTRLELQNLYPAFWYHVMLKLYSGDIKSAPVSISCQTDARGVIAGVVLVLLFVVFVICLGVVNHRKTILQRRRKTQSDLHTNQTSVQGAEEGVYNVPDPAKQQSSEGKKHFGQRLCTKKKVNPIQENPYH